One Pseudochaenichthys georgianus chromosome 4, fPseGeo1.2, whole genome shotgun sequence DNA window includes the following coding sequences:
- the tnni3k gene encoding serine/threonine-protein kinase TNNI3K, which produces MGNYKSRPSQTCTDEWKKKVGESYSLIVEKLDDDFTLKDSELGQLQLAFSSDEAFRKVNVSYRTEKGLSLLHLCCACGGNKEHVHTLMLKGLQPSRLSRNGFTALHLAAYKDNAELLTALLHGGSDVQQVGYGALTALHIATMAGHHEAADILLQHGANVNVQDAVFFSPLHIASYNNYEQLAKLLLKFGADVNASGEVGDRPLHLAAARGFLCIIKLLLGDGSKANVNALDNEDHVPLHFCARFGHHEIVRFLLQGNFDVQPHSVNIYGDTPLHLACYNGKCEAAKELIQLSGTDSLTKENIFSETALHSACTYGKALEMVKFLLSQNAMSINTQGRDGHTALHSACFHGHIRLVQFLLDSGADMNLVACDPSRSSGEKDEQTCLMWAYEKGHDAIVTLLKHYIRPDDSPCNEYSQPGGDGSYVSVPSPLGKIKSMTKEKAEVLLLRASLPSHFYLQLSELEFNEIIGSGSFGKVYRGKCRNKVVAIKRYRANTFCSKSDVDMFCREVSILCRLDHPCIIQFIGACLDDPSQFAIVTQYVSGGSLFSLLHEQKRLIDLQSKLIIAIDVAKGMEYLHNLTQPIIHRDLNSHNILLYEDGHAVVADFGESRFLKFVDEDNMTKQPGNLRWMAPEVFTQCTRYSVKADMFSYALCLWELLTGEIPFAHLKPAAAAADMAYHHIRPPVGYSIPKPISAFLMRGWNACPEDRPEFSEVVSNLEECLCNVELMSPASSNSSGSLSPSSSSDCLLGRGGPGRTQVAALRSRFELEYALNTRAYAIWTQNEQRRASGGLSLEELRRNMQFSPIDRNGYVSDPMSTMRLNSSYSSGGSFEDSN; this is translated from the exons ATGGGAAACTACAAATCCAGACCATCGCAGACATGCACAG ATGAGTGGAAGAAGAAGGTGGGCGAGTCGTACTCTCTGATCGTAGAGAAGTTAGATGATGACTTCACGCTCAAAGACAGCGAGCTCGGGCAGCTCCAACTGGCTTTCAG CTCTGATGAGGCTTTCCGGAAGGTGAACGTGAGTTACCGAACAGAGAAGGGTCTGTCGCTGCTGCACCTCTGCTGCGCGTGTGGAG gtaACAAAGAGCACGTCCACACTCTGATGCTGAAAGGCCTGCAACCCTCCAGACTGTCGAGGAACGGCTTCACCGCGCTGCACCTGGCTGCTTACAAG GATAATGCTGAGCTGCTGACGGCTCTCCTCCACGGGGGGTCTGACGTGCAGCAGGTCGGGTACGGAGCCCTCACCGCCCTGCACATCGCCACGATGGCCGGACACCACGAG GCCGCAGATATCCTGCTGCAGCACGGAGCTAATGTGAACGTTCAGGATGCCGTGTTTTTCTCTCCACTGCATATTGCTTCTTATAACAACTATGAGCAG CTGGCCAAGCTGCTGCTGAAGTTCGGGGCGGATGTGAATGCGAGCGGGGAGGTGGGGGACCGGCCTCTGCACCTGGCTGCGGCCCGAGGGTTCCTCTGCATCATCAAACTGCTGCTGGGGGACGGGAGCAAAGCCAACG TAAATGCTCTCGACAACGAGGACCACGTCCCTCTTCACTTCTGCGCCCGCTTTGGTCACCATGAGATTGTGCGCTTCCTCCTTCAGGGAAACTTCGACGTGCAGCCTCACTCCGTCAACATCTACGGGGACACACCATTACACCT GGCCTGCTATAATGGGAAATGTGAGGCCGCTAAGGAGTTGATTCAGCTTTCAGGCACAGACAGTCTGACGAAGGAGAACATATTCAGTGAGACGGCCCTCCACAG TGCGTGCACATATGGTAAAGCCCTGGAGATGGTGAAGTTCTTGTTGAGCCAGAACGCCATGAGCATCAACACTCAGGGTAGAGACGGACACACAG CTCTGCACAGCGCCTGTTTCCACGGGCACATCCGCCTGGTGCAGTTCCTGCTGGACAGCGGCGCCGACATGAACCTGGTGGCCTGCGACCCGAGCCGCTCCAGCGGGGAGAAAGATGAGCAGACCTGCCTCATGTGGGCGTATGAGAAAG GTCATGATGCCATTGTCACCTTACTGAAACACTACATACGTCCAGATGACTCCCCCTGCAATGAGTACTCTCAGCCGGGAGGGG ATGGGTCCTACGTTTCTGTGCCGTCTCCTCTGGGAAAGATCAAGAGCATGACTAAAG AGAAGGCAGAAGTTCTCCTGCTGAGGGCCAGCCTGCCGTCTCACTTCTACCTTCAGCTGTCTGAGCTGGAGTTCAATGAGATCATCGGATCAG GCTCCTTTGGAAAAGTCTACAGAGGAAAATGCAGGAACAAAGTTGTTGCCATAAAAAG ATATCGAGCAAACACGTTCTGCTCCAAGTCGGACGTGGACATGTTCTGCAGAGAGGTCTCCATCCTCTGCCGCCTCGACCACCCCTGCATCATCCAGTTCATCGGGGCGTGTCTGGACGACCCCAGCCAGTTCGCCATCGTCACGCAGTACGTCTCCGGAGGCTCTCTGTTCTCGCTGCTGCACGAGCAGAAGAG GCTCATCGACCTGCAGTCCAAGCTCATCATTGCCATCGACGTGGCGAAGGGCATGGAGTACCTGCACAACCTCACCCAGCCCATCATCCACCGGGACCTCAACAG CCACAACATCCTGCTGTATGAGGACGGACATGCAGTGGTGGCTGATTTCGGAG AATCTAGATTTCTAAAGTTTGTGGACGAGGATAACATGACCAAGCAGCCGGGG AACCTGCGCTGGATGGCTCCTGAGGTTTTCACTCAGTGTACTCGCTACTCGGTGAAGGCAGACATGTTCAGCTACGCCCTCTGTCTGTGGGAGCTGCTCACGGGAGAAATCCCCTTCGCTCACCTGAAACCTG CGGCGGCAGCAGCAGACATGGCGTATCATCACATCCGCCCCCCCGTCGGATACTCCATCCCCAAACCCATCTCTGCCTTCCTGATGAGAGGCTGGAACGCCTGCCCCGAG GACAGGCCTGAGTTCTCTGAAGTGGTTTCCAACCTGGAGGAATGCTTGTGCAACGTTGAG CTGATGTCCCCGGCCTCCAGTAACAGCAGCGGctccctgtctccctcctcttcctccgacTGCCTGCTGGGGCGCGGCGGCCCCGGGCGGACTCAAGTCGCTGCGCTGCGGTCCCGCTTCGAGCTGGAGTATGCTCTGAACACTCGAGCCTACGCCATCTGGACCCAGAA
- the fpgt gene encoding fucose-1-phosphate guanylyltransferase gives MSQECSTRLQSATREKLRKFDSLRAGEVQPGEFWDVVVLTAVDENQREAYELQIRKKLLRKELPVGVQYKVFADPPGSKIGNGGSTLYALQQLNEVYGKTLCRLRVILIHAGGFSQRLPSASALGKIFTAVPLGDPLYQMLELKLALYVDFPSQMKPGVLVTCADDIELYSTSEDERVKFDKPGFTALGHPSPLSIGTTHGVFVLDSKEKSSNSEIENTSCLLFLHKPSVDKMRDTGAVCKRQSGCFVLSDAEFAYTDSTYYIDFNTAMSLLNLLKELGPLDCEVDAYGDFLQALGPNATIDYTINTANVTKEESSLVAIRQKIFYHLKGTPLNVILLNNSKFYHIGTTSEYLFHLTEDVMLRTELGLLSSAFSVEVKENSGCCVMHSVLDPSVSVGAGSVVEYSRLGAGASVGVRSIVSSCWIPAGLSVPDSVFMHSLCVNHKQKTRFVTVVFGINDDLKRSVEAPAFMEDLNLFGVSVVESLSRWGLENEALRFSGDASNCSLWGACLFPVCSDQQSSFSLTLEMLQAALSGSTFTLPRDTQLMSMQEALQCKDLQQMLEFRTGLYEDLKQRKPNN, from the exons ATGAGCCAGGAATGTAGCACAAGGTTACAAAGTGCAACCAGAGAAAAACTCAGGAAGTTTGACTCTCTGCGCG CTGGAGAGGTGCAGCCCGGTGAGTTTTGGGACGTGGTGGTGCTGACAGCTGTGGATGAGAACCAGAGAGAAGCCTATGAGCTGCAGATCAGAAAGAAGCTGCTCAGAAAAGAGCTTCCGGTCGGAGTTCAATACAAAGTGTTCGCAGACCCGCCTGGATCTAAAATAG GGAATGGAGGCTCCACTCTGTATGCCCTGCAGCAGCTGAATGAAGTCTATGGGAAGACTCTGTGCAGACTGAGGGTCATCCTCATCCATGCAG GAGGGTTCAGCCAGCGCCTGCCGAGTGCCAGCGCTCTGGGGAAGATCTTCACGGCCGTGCCTCTGGGGGACCCTCTCTACCAGATGCTGGAGCTCAAACTGGCGTTGTATGTGGATTTCCCGTCTCAGATGAAGCCCGGGGTGCTGGTGACCTGCGCGGACGACATCGAGCTCTACAGCACCTCAGAGGACGAGAGGGTTAAGTTCGACAAACCTGGCTTCACCGCATTAGGCCACCCCTCCCCACTCTCTATCGGGACCACCCATGGAGTGTTTGTGTTGGATTCAAAAGAAAAATCGTCTAATTCTGAAATAGAAAACACCTCCTGCCTGCTCTTTCTGCACAAACCGAGCGTCGATAAGATGCGCGACACCGGGGCTGTTTGTAAAAGGCAGAGCGGTTGTTTCGTGCTTTCTGACGCTGAGTTTGCCTACACAGACAGCACCTATtacattgactttaatacagcgaTGTCTCTTCTCAATCTGCTGAAGGAGTTAGGGCCTTTGGACTGTGAGGTGGACGCTTACGGAGACTTCCTCCAAGCACTGGGTCCTAACGCCACAATAGATTACACCATCAACACTGCAAATGTCACCAAAGAGGAGAGCAGTCTAGTGGCAATCCGCCAAAAGATCTTCTATCATCTAAAAGGAACTCCTTTGAATGTTATCCTCTTGAACAACTCCAAGTTTTATCACATTGGAACCACGTCAGAGTACCTGTTTCACCTCACGGAGGATGTGATGCTGAGGACTGAGCTGGGTCTCCTGTCCTCTGCATTCAGCGTGGAAGTGAAGGAAAACTCAGGATGCTGCGTTATGCACAGCGTCCTGGACCCCAGTGTCTCTGTGGGAGCTGGGTCAGTGGTGGAATATTCCAGACTGGGAGCAGGAGCTTCTGTAGGCGTTCGCTCCATCGTAAGCAGCTGCTGGATCCCTGCAGGACTCTCTGTGCCCGATAGCGTCTTCATGCATTCCCTGTGTGTGAATCACAAGCAGAAAACCAGGTTTGTAACCGTCGTCTTTGGCATAAACGACGACTTAAAGCGCAGCGTGGAAGCCCCGGCGTTTATGGAAGATTTGAATCTGTTTGGCGTCAGCGTCGTAGAGTCTTTGTCTCGCTGGGGGCTCGAGAACGAAGCCCTGAGGTTCTCCGGCGATGCTTCAAACTGTAGTTTGTGGGGCGCTTGTTTGTTTCCTGTTTGCTCGGATCAACAGAGCTCCTTTTCACTGACTCTGGAGATGCTGCAGGCCGCGCTGAGTGGCTCTACTTTCACTTTACCCAGAGACACACAGCTGATGTCCATGCAGGAGGCCTTACAGTGTAAAGACCTGCAGCAGATGTTGGAGTTCAGAACAGGACTTTATGAAGACCTCAAACAGAGGAAACCTAACAACTGA